A segment of the Elaeis guineensis isolate ETL-2024a chromosome 6, EG11, whole genome shotgun sequence genome:
GATTCTGACAGCTCTAGAGCTAGTGCTCTTAGAAGCTTAAAAACATTTATATTTGAGGATCAACTTTGGGGCGTATGCAGTAACAAGGGAAGAAATCTCCTGTAATTTTGCTGACAGAACTAGAATAAGAAGCTACCACATGGAAAGGTCTGTCAACAGACGTTAGAAATCTTTCACGTACGAGATGCGGATTGCATCTTGTAGAGTTGATGGTCTATATGATTGTACATATGAAGACTCAAGCTTTATTCATGAGTACTCTGTCTGTACTGGTGTATTCTTACGCATGTTGTGACACGTCAGTTATGATAATTGACACCAATTTTAGCCTCCACTTTATCTGCCTTTTCTTTTAAGTGATATTATGCCACTGTTGACTAGGTGTCAAATTTGGTTAACAAGTAGCAAACAACTCTTGTTTATGTGCATTTTATTGTATTACACAAGTGCCTTTGGTGCTCAGCTATATGATTGGTTGTCACAGACTCATAAGACAAATGAAATATGCCTCCTATGGTTTCTCTTCACTAACATCATCATTTCTTGAGAATGCCAAGTGGGAAAAACAAAATCTCCCCTTATTTCTTGTCCTCATAACCATTTGTCACTAATATGCATGTAAGTGCCCTCCTTTAatgaaagagcacaaccatccacTTAAtatgcttcttctttttctttctcttatggATATATATAAACATTCAATATAGCTTGTTTTCCCTTGATTTTCCATCATGGAATTTCTTGCTTGCAAATACATTGCAGGTTCATAATAATAGGAAAATGAAAGAAACATTTGGTTCTTTAGTTTCTCATTTGTGGCCAACCACTATTCTGCAAATTTGTTTTCTGAACATCTTGTTAGGTTTAGCAGGGACTTAGAAGGTACTGCCATTTTGCTTGCAATTTTGATGCTGCTGAGGCTTCCTAGGCACAAGCATCTTTGCTTCAAATGTATGCTGTTCACTTGCACTGAAGTCTAAGTAAAAGGGAAGTGTTTTGAAATTGAATTAGTGATCGTGCAACCGAAGCAAAGGATATTTCATCTTTGAGACATATGAAGGGCAAATGAAGCAATTGAGGAGTTGCAATTTCTCATACATTGGATATCTTTTGTGTTCAAAATTTAAAGTTTTAATGTAGTCACTATAGGATTAGACTCATGGGCATCTGTTTATGAATGAGAAAACCAGATGGAATGAGATTTAAAGGTGCCTGTGGACCTGCTCCTACCTAGAAGCTTTAGTTGATAGTCTAGTGCTAACACGTCACGATGTGTGAGCACAAAAGTTTAGCATCCTGCCTATGTTGGCTCAAAACACTGGCAGTTGGTATTACATTTTGATTTGTTTCATCATAGGATAGTTTTGTGCAAATGATTGCACTATTATCTCAATTATTCAAGTGCTAAACAATTTTTGCTTAAAGCTCCCAGGCATTAAAGTTCTGCATCTTTTTATAATTCTCTTCAAATATTATGGTTGGAATTGTGATTTCATAGGTTATGTGTTCAGATATAATGGTGGAAGCTTTAGTTCTAAGTGAATGCATAAACCTGTACTGAGCCTGACCTAATGCAAGGATTTCCTTATCTAAATACTTACAGCTCAGTATGCTCATTTTGTATGGTTTAATGCTTTAATCTGTTTGAAGATACTTGTTAATGTCTTCTTTGTTTTAAACAGCAAGACATATATTTGTTATTATTCACCAACTTTCTAGCAGCTTCAATAATTAATACATGAATGTTGCTGTTAATGTGTTTTCTAACTTCTTCATGATTCATGCTGGAAGCTCTGTAATGAACTTTGCATGCTCATCATGCCTGATGATAAAGCATATATCCATAAATTACCTTACAATGTGTGAAATCCTCCATGTTCATAATTAAATATGAGTTTCATGAGAATCATTCTTATTGGCTTGTGCAATGTGCAGGTTCTGCACAACTGGACTTCCCAGTGATGTTACTGTTGAAGTTGGAGATATGTCATTCCATCTTCACAAGGTAAAAGCTTCATTGATGAAATTGAACTGGCCCATACTCATTTGAGGGGTGTATTCTGATTCTGTTCTATGTTGATGTCTGATGATGTTATGATATCATTCTGTTGGGTCAGGATATTGATCTCAGTTTTACGAGcaagctttctttctttcttttgtagtGGAATCATTTTGTTTCCACATTTCTTGTTGGAATATGAAGAAGCTTTAGATGTCCTTTTGTTGCACATTTTCTTCATCCTTTTTCACAAGTATCACCAAATGTAATTCTCCTAATGGCCAGAACCATAAATGATCAATCTTACATGAAtgcttttcatctttttcttttggttTGTCAGGATTGAAGGACATATTAGTGAAATCTAAAGGGTATAACTTTGGCAACAAAAATTTCTGTTATAAAATGTGCCAAAACTCCATGTTAGTcctattaaaaaaagatttagataAGTGATAAATCTGTGTATGGAAAGGTTTCTTTGGTGCAAGGTATCAAGGTTTATTTCATTGCCCAATCCTGTCCGTCAGCTTGCTTTTCCCATGGAAATAACCTGAGTAAGCAGTACTTCTTACATTttgaataaagaaagaaaaaactgtTGTTCACATATATGCTTGGTTTTTGTTTTCTAAGTTTGACAAAGATAAAGCAATTTTTATCTCTCCGTCCTTCCAATCAATTGTTCGGCTCTTTtcttcatctgatcagacttgaAAGCTCTGTTTAATCTGTCCCAAAAAGGTTGTGCTGTTTTGCACATATCTTTTCTGATTTTCATtcatatgatcatatttttttttgacagtTCCCTCTACTATCCAAGAGTGGTCTTTTGGAAAAATTAATTGAGGAGAAATCTGACCATTCAGAGGGCTGTGTCATAGAGCTACATGATGTTCCCGGCGGTGCAAAAGCATTTGAACTAGTTGTTAAGTTTTGCTATGGTGTGAAGTTAGAACTTACTGCCTCAAATGTTGTGTACCTCCGCTGCGCTGCTGAGCATCTTCAAATGACAGAAGACATTGTAGAGGGCAACTTGATTTCTCAGACTGAAACCTTCCTTAACCAAGTAGTACTCCGTAGCTGGAAAGATTCATTAAAAGCACTCCAAACATGTGATGATCTTCTGCCACATGCTGAAAATCTTCATATTGTAAGGAAATGCATTGAGTCATTAGCTGTTAAAGCATGCACAGATCCAAATCTATTTGGCTGGCCAATGATGGAGCATGGTATCATGCAAAGCCCTGGTGGGAGTGTCCTGTGGAATGGGATCAGCACGGGAGCCAGACCTAGACAATGTCGTTCAGATTGGTGGTATGAGGATGTCTCGTCTTTGAGTCTACCCATGTATAAGAGGCTGATCTCAGTTATGGAATCTCGAGGCATCAGACGAGAGATAATTGCTGGATCATTGACTTATTTTGCCAAAAGGTATCTTCCTGGACTGAATAGACGTCATAGTCCCGGAACTGTAGCTTTGACTGCTGCACCATCTGAAGAAGAACAGAGACATCTACTTGAAGAGATTGATAGCTTGTTGCCTCATCAGAAGGGTGTGGCATCAACTAAAGTTTTGTTTGGGCTTCTTCGCACTGCCATGATTCTGCGAGCCAGCCCGTCATGCATTTCTAACCTGGAGAAAAGAATAGGAATGCAGCTAGACCAGGCCACCTTGGAAGATCTACTTCTGCCAAATTTCTCATACTCCATGGAAACACTGTATAATGTTGACTGTGTCCAGAGAATTCTTGAACATTTCTTAGTCATGGATCAGGCAACTGGTGGGGCCTCTCCTGGTTTGGCTGATGAGCAGCTGACGGGCTCGCCTTCTTTGACACCAATAACTACTGTTGCCAAGTTAATTGACGGGTACCTGGCAGAGGTTGCACCTGATATCAACTTAAAGTTGCCAAAGTTTCAATCTTTGGCTGCTGCGGTACCTGATTATGCCCGACCACTGGATGATGGATTATATCGTGCTATTGACATATATTTGAAGGTAACTGTTCTCACATTTGTTCATGACTCTTCGTTCCAAATATGCAACTTTTCTATTCTTCTTAACTCCTATTATTTTCACAAAACAAAGATATCAAGCTTCTTCTTTGCCCTCCTGTTTTTCAGAAAAATCTTTAAAACTGGCTCTGTTAATTGAATGAAATGCTTGTTTTGTCACGAAAGATTAGTTTCATAAAAAAAGGGAATGTGGATACCTACCATTATTCTTTCTGGAATCTTAGGTACCATTATTTATTTGTTATCTTAATGTTATGGAGTCAAATTTGACATTGTGCGAATGAAAATAGTTTCTAAATTCCATTAGGCAATACATATGCAGGCACACCCATGGTTTACAGAGTCTGAGAGGGAACAATTGTGCCGGCTGATGGACTGCCAGAAGCTCTCCTTGGAAGCCTGCACTCATGCTGCACAGAATGAGCGACTCCCACTTCGAGTGGTGGTTCAAGTCCTCTTTTTCGAGCAGCTTCAGTTGAGGACCTCAATTGCTGGATGCTTACTTGTGTCTGACAACCTTGATGGGTCACGGCCCCTAAGGAGTGGCCTTGCAGGCTCAAGTGAGGGTGGTGGATGGGCAACAGCTGTTAGGGAGAACCAAGTCTTGAAAGTAGGCATGGATCACATGAGGATGAGGGTATCTGAGCTTGAGAAGGAGTGTTCAAGCATGAGACAAGAGATTGAGAAGTTAGGCCGTGCGAGGAGTGGATGGGGCGGTGTCCCGAGAAAGTTTGGATTTAAGATCAAGTCCCAGATGTGCAGTGCTCAAGAGGGTTCTGTGAGCGAACAGCAGAAGACTGGGAGTGGAAAGATTGAGAAGCTGCAGGCAAGACTTACCAAGCACAAGAAACAGTTGTCTACAGATATGTGAACTCTTTCTCTCCTGATCAGCACCACATGACCGTAATATTAGTTTTCTGTTATTTTTTTCTTAGCAATGTAACTGTGAATTCAATTGCTTTTTGTCTCTTTGATGTTTGCCTTTTGTTTTGTCTTAGATTCATCCGATTTGTCTGGTGAGATGTGAATGTATGGTCCTTGATTTTCCTTCATGCTTCTTGAAAGTTGTAACTTAATGCTGGAACTGCAAATTGGAAAACAGTCCATCTTGTCCTTGTCGTATAATTTTCTTCTGTAATGCCACATTAATTATTGATATTGCTGAAAAACCCAAAATATTCTTTTTGTAGCTTCTTGTTCATGTCAATGGCAAAGATTGGGCTAGAATTTCCAAATTCATGTACAGCTTGCTTTTTCCTTTTCTGTCCAAAAATTTGTCTGAAGGGGAACCCTATATTTAGAAGCTAGACAAATAGGGGGATAGGGATGTGGAGTGAGCATGAGTGGATTCAATCAAAACAGGTGTTGGATTAACTAGTAATTCATGTTTCTGAGATCAGTTAATGGATGAGTTCACTCCATTTGACATATATTTTCTGTTAAAatggctttgatttttttttttttttttttttttgaattgttcCTTGGAGGTTAGAATAGATTATAAAATGCTAGTTTCAGACCGAAATGTTCGATGGAATCTCGCTATTTCTTTGTGTAGCATGTATGTGGAGCCTACCAACTTGGACTTAATTGGACAAGCCTAGTCCTCAATTCGCTGTAATGGGGTGTTGAAAGCTTATCCATAAGCCTTAATAATTGACCTACTCCAATTCTTCAATTGAATGTAGACTTGGTAGGTGTGGTGCTGGTTCATTTTCAATTTGCTGCTGAAGGAACTTTAAGAATTCAATTACTGTCTATAGAAtgagtattttttttaattttaaatgtgAATCTATAGAATGAGTTGTTATCAACTTTGATGTAAGAAGTTGGATGGTTGTTTTTAATTAGCTGACCTCTTTGGTCCTGGTGGTTCAGTCTTGCATGGCCAAGATGCAAGACATCCATGAGGGCCAAATAGAAATTCTTTGTGCTCCGCGGGTACACGGAGCCGGAGCATGGtgcacgaaattttttttttttttccttccaaccTCATGCGTGAGCTAATCACCGTGGGCGGGATCCATGGTGCACAGAATTTCTTAAGGGCTAAAATACTCATCTTACAAAGTGGCTAGCTtgcacttgattttttttttttttttacctgaaACATTGGACAAGCACAAAAGGAGTTGTATTGTGTTGGTGGGCATAGTATGATAGAATCTCTACCTTTTTTTTCTTAGTATAGAAATGAGAGAAGATTCAAACTATAATTATCTATGTCCAAATACTTGGTAGTCCACCATCCAAGATTTGAATTTAGAACCTTTCATCGCTGAGCAGAGGAGTGTGACCGTCGAGGCAAGTCCTACCTGACACTAATTAAAAATTCATGTATGAGATCATGCAACCAAGTTAAAGAGGTTTGTGATTGTCAGCATCCTTAAAAGTTCTGGAATTATGAATTGATGTTTCTCCGAACCAAGGCCATCAGCTATTCTTTCATCTACTCGTTGCTCAGGAATGTCATAGTTCATATCACTTCAATTTGGCCAGCCATATCAGATAGATATTATCATTAGATCTTGCGGTCACTTTATGGACCCAACTGGGCTAGAAAGTTATTGTAGCAAGAATGAGAACGTTTGCATCAAAATTTGTGGTAGAACTAGCCAGAACAAAAGCTCACACGCTAGCTCAGGATGCATGTAGGACCAAGCTTGATAGAAGAGTATCATGTCCATCTGAATGCAGACTTTGCTAAGAAATGTCCAAATTTGATGCGTAAGGGATGGGGAGAAAACGACATGTTTTTGGAGATGAAATGAATTCAGGCTGCCATCCAAGTGGTTGGAGATAATGTACGAGTGATGTGAACAATTCCAGAACGAGTTAAGAATTGAATTGAGTTGTAGCCATCTCCAACCCTTGTTCCTATCTTTCTAATTTGGCCTGATGATATGTCTTACCTTTTTTCTTTTGGTAAGCCGGAAAAATTAAATAATACGAGCGTAA
Coding sequences within it:
- the LOC105046702 gene encoding BTB/POZ domain-containing protein At1g30440, with translation MACMKLGSKTDSFQRQGQAWFCTTGLPSDVTVEVGDMSFHLHKFPLLSKSGLLEKLIEEKSDHSEGCVIELHDVPGGAKAFELVVKFCYGVKLELTASNVVYLRCAAEHLQMTEDIVEGNLISQTETFLNQVVLRSWKDSLKALQTCDDLLPHAENLHIVRKCIESLAVKACTDPNLFGWPMMEHGIMQSPGGSVLWNGISTGARPRQCRSDWWYEDVSSLSLPMYKRLISVMESRGIRREIIAGSLTYFAKRYLPGLNRRHSPGTVALTAAPSEEEQRHLLEEIDSLLPHQKGVASTKVLFGLLRTAMILRASPSCISNLEKRIGMQLDQATLEDLLLPNFSYSMETLYNVDCVQRILEHFLVMDQATGGASPGLADEQLTGSPSLTPITTVAKLIDGYLAEVAPDINLKLPKFQSLAAAVPDYARPLDDGLYRAIDIYLKAHPWFTESEREQLCRLMDCQKLSLEACTHAAQNERLPLRVVVQVLFFEQLQLRTSIAGCLLVSDNLDGSRPLRSGLAGSSEGGGWATAVRENQVLKVGMDHMRMRVSELEKECSSMRQEIEKLGRARSGWGGVPRKFGFKIKSQMCSAQEGSVSEQQKTGSGKIEKLQARLTKHKKQLSTDM